A stretch of Dysidea avara chromosome 5, odDysAvar1.4, whole genome shotgun sequence DNA encodes these proteins:
- the LOC136256070 gene encoding serine palmitoyltransferase 1-like isoform X1, producing the protein MADHSPAGGEALTLAETFNVYFLQVPTYHLIVEVLLVVYILRLLLSKTSDKPKEVKLTKEEEDELIAEWQPEPLIPKGYPGDHSVDDAPIVTGAPGTDIVVNGKKCLNLGTFNFLGFAGNQSVKDAAAKSVRKYGVGSCGPRGFYGTIDIHLDFEKKLAEFLHYEEAVLYSFGYATTSSAIPAYSTRNDTIFCDEGVCFAIQRGIEASRSKVKYFRHNDMDHLESLLEEKLQQEKKNPAKAKKTRKVIVVEGLYLNYGDLAPLPKLVELKKKYSTPLIIDESFSFGVLGGTGRGALEHFGLSSNDVDLNCISAEVSLASIGGLSCGKSHIVDRQRLSGQGYCFSASLPPLQAAAAIEALSIMDKSPEMFNQLRNNARRLRELLKGIKGIKVCGESFSPLIHLQLSDTMGSREQDDDVLQQIVDKCYENGVIMVRSKYLENEYCMPPPSGEVIDVFPSHYSIRVTVMHEHIDDDLIRAADVIKKAVKERLK; encoded by the exons ATGGCTGATCACTCACCTGCAGGAGGAGAGGCGCTCACACTTGCTGAAACGTTCAACGTCTACTTTCTCCAG GTGCCCACCTATCACTTGATTGTTGAGGTATTGTTAGTGGTGTATATTCTACGTCTGCTACTATCCAAGACTAGTGACAAGCCCAAGGAAGTGAAACTGACTAAagag GAGGAAGATGAGTTGATAGCAGAGTGGCAGCCGGAGCCGTTAATACCCAAGGGTTACCCTGGTGATCATAGTGTGGATGATGCCCCCATAGTAACAGG GGCACCTGGTACTGATATTGTAGTGAATGGCAAGAAATGTCTCAACTTGGGAACATTTAACTTCCTTGGATTTGCTGGTAACCAATCTGTGAAG GATGCAGCAGCCAAGAGTGTCAGGAAATATGGTGTTGGTTCTTGTGGTCCCAGAGGGTTCTATGGCACCATTG ATATTCACTTGGACTTTGAGAAGAAGCTTGCAGAGTTCTTACACTATGAAGAAGCTGTGTTGTACTCTTTTGGCTATGCCACTACCTCCAGTGCCATACCAGCGTACTCTACTAGGAATGACACAATATTCTG TGATGAGGGAGTGTGTTTTGCTATCCAGCGAGGTATAGAAGCATCACGCAGCAAGGTGAAATACTTCAGACACAATGATATGGACCACTTGGAGTCCCTACTGGAGGAAAAACTGCAACAGGAGAAGAAG AACCCAGCCAAGGCTAAGAAGACAAGGAAAGTGATAGTGGTTGAAGGTCTCTACCTCAATTATGGTGATCTAGCTCCCCTTCCCAAACTTGTAGAGTTGAAGAAGAAATACTCTACCCCTTTGATCATCGATGAGAGCTTCTCCTTTGGGGTACTTGGGGGAACTGGACGTGGAGCACTGGAACATTTTGGATTATCT TCAAATGATGTTGACCTCAACTGCATATCAGCAGAGGTCTCACTGGCCAGTATTGGTGGCCTGTCATGTGGCAAGTCACACATTGTGGACAGACAGAGATTATCTGGTCAAGGCTACTGCTTCTCAGCTTCTCTACCACCACTACAAGCGGCTGCCGCCATTGAAGCTCTCTCTATCATGGACAAGTCACCTG AAATGTTCAACCAGTTGAGGAATAATGCTAGAAGATTAAGAGAACTACTGAAGGG CATCAAAGGAATAAAAGTTTGTGGTGAGAGTTTCTCTCCTTTAATCCACCTCCAACTCAGTGATACCATGGGGTCTAGAGAACAAGATGATGATGTACTGCAGCAAATAGTGGATAAG TGTTATGAGAATGGAGTGATCATGGTGAGGTCCAAGTATCTGGAGAATGAATACTGTATGCCACCACCAAG TGGTGAAGTCATAGATGTGTTTCCTTCTCATTACAGTATACGAGTGACGGTGATGCATGAACACATTGATGATGACCTCATCAGAGCTGCTGATGTGATCAAGAAAGCTGTCAAGGAACGCCTAAAATAA
- the LOC136256070 gene encoding serine palmitoyltransferase 1-like isoform X2, giving the protein MADHSPAGGEALTLAETFNVYFLQVPTYHLIVEVLLVVYILRLLLSKTSDKPKEVKLTKEEEDELIAEWQPEPLIPKGYPGDHSVDDAPIVTGAPGTDIVVNGKKCLNLGTFNFLGFAGNQSVKDAAAKSVRKYGVGSCGPRGFYGTIDIHLDFEKKLAEFLHYEEAVLYSFGYATTSSAIPAYSTRNDTIFCDEGVCFAIQRGIEASRSKVKYFRHNDMDHLESLLEEKLQQEKKNPAKAKKTRKVIVVEGLYLNYGDLAPLPKLVELKKKYSTPLIIDESFSFGVLGGTGRGALEHFGLSSNDVDLNCISAEVSLASIGGLSCGKSHIVDRQRLSGQGYCFSASLPPLQAAAAIEALSIMDKSPEMFNQLRNNARRLRELLKGIKGIKVCGESFSPLIHLQLSDTMGSREQDDDVLQQIVDKCYENGVIMVRSKYLENEYCMPPPSIRVTVMHEHIDDDLIRAADVIKKAVKERLK; this is encoded by the exons ATGGCTGATCACTCACCTGCAGGAGGAGAGGCGCTCACACTTGCTGAAACGTTCAACGTCTACTTTCTCCAG GTGCCCACCTATCACTTGATTGTTGAGGTATTGTTAGTGGTGTATATTCTACGTCTGCTACTATCCAAGACTAGTGACAAGCCCAAGGAAGTGAAACTGACTAAagag GAGGAAGATGAGTTGATAGCAGAGTGGCAGCCGGAGCCGTTAATACCCAAGGGTTACCCTGGTGATCATAGTGTGGATGATGCCCCCATAGTAACAGG GGCACCTGGTACTGATATTGTAGTGAATGGCAAGAAATGTCTCAACTTGGGAACATTTAACTTCCTTGGATTTGCTGGTAACCAATCTGTGAAG GATGCAGCAGCCAAGAGTGTCAGGAAATATGGTGTTGGTTCTTGTGGTCCCAGAGGGTTCTATGGCACCATTG ATATTCACTTGGACTTTGAGAAGAAGCTTGCAGAGTTCTTACACTATGAAGAAGCTGTGTTGTACTCTTTTGGCTATGCCACTACCTCCAGTGCCATACCAGCGTACTCTACTAGGAATGACACAATATTCTG TGATGAGGGAGTGTGTTTTGCTATCCAGCGAGGTATAGAAGCATCACGCAGCAAGGTGAAATACTTCAGACACAATGATATGGACCACTTGGAGTCCCTACTGGAGGAAAAACTGCAACAGGAGAAGAAG AACCCAGCCAAGGCTAAGAAGACAAGGAAAGTGATAGTGGTTGAAGGTCTCTACCTCAATTATGGTGATCTAGCTCCCCTTCCCAAACTTGTAGAGTTGAAGAAGAAATACTCTACCCCTTTGATCATCGATGAGAGCTTCTCCTTTGGGGTACTTGGGGGAACTGGACGTGGAGCACTGGAACATTTTGGATTATCT TCAAATGATGTTGACCTCAACTGCATATCAGCAGAGGTCTCACTGGCCAGTATTGGTGGCCTGTCATGTGGCAAGTCACACATTGTGGACAGACAGAGATTATCTGGTCAAGGCTACTGCTTCTCAGCTTCTCTACCACCACTACAAGCGGCTGCCGCCATTGAAGCTCTCTCTATCATGGACAAGTCACCTG AAATGTTCAACCAGTTGAGGAATAATGCTAGAAGATTAAGAGAACTACTGAAGGG CATCAAAGGAATAAAAGTTTGTGGTGAGAGTTTCTCTCCTTTAATCCACCTCCAACTCAGTGATACCATGGGGTCTAGAGAACAAGATGATGATGTACTGCAGCAAATAGTGGATAAG TGTTATGAGAATGGAGTGATCATGGTGAGGTCCAAGTATCTGGAGAATGAATACTGTATGCCACCACCAAG TATACGAGTGACGGTGATGCATGAACACATTGATGATGACCTCATCAGAGCTGCTGATGTGATCAAGAAAGCTGTCAAGGAACGCCTAAAATAA